In Silene latifolia isolate original U9 population chromosome X, ASM4854445v1, whole genome shotgun sequence, the following proteins share a genomic window:
- the LOC141619709 gene encoding AUGMIN subunit 6-like encodes MDREKEREIELESAMYTNCLLLGLDPSIIGIQPGSNSTPRVGLFRHSNPKLGEQLLYFLLSSLRGPLQSSKDFDKVWPIFDSAQSRDFRKVVQGIIGELESQGALPRSNSRVSSLATCCGPRFVELLWQLSLHALREVHRRTFPGDIASNPLPGSLTDVAFSHAAALLPVTKSRIALERRRFLANAETAVQTQTMWSSLAHEMTAEYRGLCAEEAYLQQELEKLQDMRNKAKMEAEMWDERSAGSSQSSHLASKATRLWESLLSRKSQHEVLASGPIEDLIAHREHRYRISGSALLAGMDQSSQFLLGQPGDQTAVHLEEKEQNDGLSAYMTSERPRSSVDSSQSQLSEETFSRVDDRSGRSHPTVDVAEILRRWTHALQRIHKQSLQLAKANDGEGPDILRSTQEGTGNGHAESLAATLAEHRQHLASIQVLINQLKEVSPAIQKSITDLTDEANTISSGLPQINKRSGRPDLPMQPQSSVKGSSKDEVSEVTSKMSNVQLEKSAASPALKLPHLFSLTPNSAGKGGNTNKSYASPANHAEKLTERKYADSGLMNNATDNPPQVADAESLYVQNLKRSVRETALSIQSCNYESSRDSHSEDGSEHFFVPVSATGFTSLDSEQRGTSIRSKRLFTSEGDSSYGSSISGSRVSKQLDDIPDVFNEFDMFSEYDPINGFLSTSASNYAASESQTSFYDLDEAPDQVFSPPLLMDSSLLADAYEDLLAPLSETDAALMEH; translated from the exons ATGGATAGGGAGAAAGAGAGAGAAATAGAGCTAGAAAGTGCTATGTATACTAACTGTTTGTTACTTGGTTTGGATCCGTCAATTATCGGCATTCAACCCGGTTCTAATTCCACTCCTCGGGTCGGACTTTTCCGACATTCTAACCCGAAACTCGGCGAACAACTTCTTTACTTTCTCCTTTCTTCTCTCCGTGGTCCCCTTCAATCTTCAAAG GATTTCGACAAGGTTTGGCCGATTTTTGACTCAGCTCAGTCTCGTGATTTTCGCAAG GTGGTGCAAGGGATAATTGGTGAGCTGGAGTCGCAAGGTGCACTACCAAGGAGTAATTCAAGGGTTTCTTCTCTTGCTACTTGCTGTGGACCTAG ATTTGTTGAATTATTATGGCAACTTTCTCTCCATGCTTTGCGTGAAGTGCACCGGCGGACATTTCCTGGTGATATCGCTTCCAACCCATTGCCTGGTTCCTTGACTGATGTGGCATTTTCACACGCAGCTGCATTACTTCCTGTTACAAAG TCCAGGATAGCTCTTGAACGGAGGCGATTTCTAGCGAATGCGGAAACTGCTGTACAAACCCAGACAATGTGGTCAAGTCTTGCACATGAAATGACTGCAGAATATCGCGGACTTTGTGCAGAAGAG GCATATTTGCAACAGGAGCTTGAAAAGCTTCAGGACATGAGAAATAAAGCCAAGATGGAAGCCGAAATGTGGGATGAAAGATCAGCAGGGTCGAGTCAAAGTTCTCATTTGGCTTCGAAGGCTACTCGACTGTGGGAGTCTCTATTATCTCGTAAAA GCCAGCATGAAGTCCTTGCTTCAGGGCCTATAGAGGATTTAATTGCCCATCGAGAGCACAG GTATCGCATTTCTGGTTCTGCTTTGCTTGCTGGTATGGATCAAAGCTCTCAGTTTCTGTTAGGTCAGCCTGGAGATCAAACTGCAGTTCATTTGGAGGAGAAAGAGCAAAACGATGGGCTAAGTGCATATATGACTAGCGAAAGGCCAAGGAGCAGTGTAGATTCTTCCCAATCACAATTAAGCGAGGAGACATTCAGTCGTGTGGATGACAGAAGTGGAAGAAGTCATCCAACTGTTGATGTTGCTGAGATCCTTAGACGCTGGACACATGCCTTGCAACGAATTCACAAGCAATCACTTCAATTG GCAAAAGCCAATGATGGAGAGGGTCCAGATATATTGAGAAGTACACAAGAAGGTACGGGCAATGGTCATGCTGAATCTTTAGCTGCAACTCTTGCTGAACATCGGCAGCACTTAGCCAGCATACAG GTCCTGATAAATCAACTGAAGGAAGTTTCACCTGCTATACAAAAATCAATAACAGACCTCACTGATGAAGCAAACACTATTTCCTCTGGTCTTCCTCAGATCAACAAACGTTCTGGTCGGCCTGATTTACCTATGCAACCACAAAGCAGTGTGAAG GGTAGTAGCAAAGATGAGGTTAGTGAAGTAACTTCGAAGATGAGCAATGTTCAGCTTGAAAAATCGGCTGCCAGCCCAGCGTTAAAGCTTCCTCATTTATTTAGCTTGACTCCAAATTCCGCTGGGAAAGGAGGAAATACCAACAAAAGTTATGCTTCTCCAGCTAACCATGCTGAAAAGTTGACAGAAAGAAAGTATGCTGATAGCGGTTTGATGAACAATGCAACGGATAACCCACCACAAG TTGCGGATGCAGAGAGTTTGTATGTCCAGAATTTAAAGCGATCTGTCCGAGAAACAGCTTTGTCCATACAATCATGTAATTATGAATCTTCACGAGATAGCCACTCTGAAGATGGTTCCGAGCATTTCTTTGTTCCAGTTTCAGCTACAGGATTTACTTCTTTGGATTCAGAACAAAGAGGAACTTCGATTAGGAGCAAACGGTTGTTCACATCTGAAGGGGATTCGTCGTATGGCAGTTCTATTTCTGGCAGTCGTGTAAGCAAGCAGCTTGATGACATACCAGATGTCTTCAACGAATTTGATATGTTTAGTGAGTATGACCCAATCAATGGGTTCCTGTCCACTTCTGCTTCAAATTATGCAGCTTCCGAATCGCAAACATCTTTCTATGATCTTGACGAGGCTCCTGACCAGGTCTTCTCACCCCCTTTATTGATGGATTCATCATTGCTAGCAGATGCTTACGAAGATCTTCTTG CGCCGCTCTCAGAAACAGATGCTGCTTTGATGGAGCATTGA